The segment TAAAGAGGAGGACGAAAAAACCCACGTCCAGGAGAAAGGCTCGCCAGACCCCCAAGGGGAGAAAAGGCAGCAGGGCAAAGAGGAGGAGGAAGAGGAGGATCCAAGGGAGCTGACTGAAACCCTTCATGCATTCCTCCATGCCCGGCCCACCAGGGCGAGGAAGAGCACCAAAAAGAAGACCGCCTCCACGAGCCCTCCGCCTCCCGGTAGATAGGTGCTCACCAAGGCCTCGGCCAGGGCCAGAACAAAGCTGGCGGGCACCACCCCCTTGAGGTTGCCAAGCCCGGCCAGGGCCACGATGGCGAAGGATTTGAGGGTAAAGGCGAAGCCCACGGTGGGGCTGGCGTACAGCATCACCGATAGCATCACCCCGGCTACTCCAGCCAGGGCAGCGGCCAGGCCGAAGGCCAGGAGGTAGACCCTTTCCGCCTCGATCCCCAGAAGCCCGGGGGCCAGGCGGTTTTGGGCCACGGCCCGCATGGCCAGGCCTAGCCGGCTTCGGGTGAGGAAGACCTGGAGCAACAAGAGGAGGGCGAGGGAGAGCAAAAAGGCCCCCAAGGGTACGGCTCCCAGGAAGAAGGGGCCCAGGGAGAGGGTGGTCGCTTGGTAGGGCGGGGCCACCACCCGGGTGTCGGCACCGAAAAGGAGGAGGGCTAGGTTTTGCAGGAGGATGGCCAGCCCGAAGGTGAGGAGCATCTGGTTGAGTTCCGGGGCCTTTAGCACCGGCCGGATCAGGCCCTGGTAGGCCAGGCCTCCCACCAAAAAGGCAGCCAGGAAGGCGAGGCCCAAGGAGAGGAGGGGGTCTACCCCCCAGAAGGCGAAGAGGAGGTAGGAGAGGAAGGCCCCTATCATCAAAAACTCCCCGTGGGCGAAGTTAACGATCCCCACCACCCCCAAGGAGAGGGCTAATCCCGTGGCCACCAAGGCGTAGATCCCGCTCATGAGGAGGCCGTTCAGGAGGGTTTGCAGCAGGAGCTCCATGGTCTTCCCGCCAACTCCTTATCTGAGGTAGTACTCCCCGGGATAACGCAAGGGCCTTGTGGCCACTTCCTTGGGGAACACGGGCCGGCGGCTTCCCTGCAGGTACTGGAACTGGAACCAGATCTCCGGACCAAACCCCTGGTACTTGGTGTGGCCCGTGTCCGAGGGCTTAAAGGATAGAGGGCCGAAGGGGGTGTTCATCTTGAGGCTGGCTAGGGCCTCGGCGATGCGGTTCTTGTCGGTGCTACCTGCCTTTTCCACCGCCAGGGCCAGGCTCTTGACAATGGTGTAGCCCATGGGGGCCATGTATTCCTCCGTGACCTCCCCATACTTCTTGCGGTAGGCCTCCACGAAGCGACGGGACTCGGGGTTGGCCACCGTGGGCAACCAGGCGGTCATGCCGGCGATGTCGTTGGAAAGCGGGTTCTTCTCGAAACCGATGGGCCAAGAGGGCGGGGCGCCGTAGATGAGCTTGGGCCTCAAGCCCACCTGCCTTGCCTGGGTGGCGATGGGCAAGGCATCCACGTCGTACCCGATCCAATAGAGGATGTCCGGGGCGAAGGCCCGGAAGCGGGTGAGGATGGCGGTGAACTGGCCGCTTCCCGCCTTGAAGGGTTCCGCCTGGACCTGGTAGCCCAGTTTTTCCAGCTGCTGTTTGTAGACCCCGATGCCCGCAGAGCCGAAGGGTCCGTCCTCGTAAAGGATGGCTACCTTCTTGGCCCCGTGCTCCCGGTTTAGGTACTGGAAGAACTGCAGGGCGGCGGCCACGTTGTGGTAGTCCCAGGGGTGGTAGTGGAAGAGGAGGGGGTACCCCTCGAAGGCCTGCTCCACCACGGAGCTGGCGGCCCCGATGGCCAAGAAGAGGGGCCCGTACTGCTTCACGGGGCCGGAAAGGGCAAAGGTGACGCCGCTAGCCAGGCCTCCGATCACGATGTCCACCTTGTCCACGGTCATGAGCTTGGTGAAGGCAGGGACAGCTTTGGCCGCATCGGTGCCGTCGTCCACCACCACCAGCTCCAACCGGACCTTGCCGGCGGTGTTCACCTCGTCGGCAGCCAGCTGGATGCCGTTCAGCGCCGCCTTACCCGAAACCGCCGAAGCCCCGGAGAGGGGGAGGATGACCCCCACCTTCAGGGAGGTCTGGGCAAAGGCCAGACCTGTCACGAGAGCCAGAAATCCCAACACCTTTCCCATCCCGTACCTCCTTTCCCTAGGGCCTTGCGCCCGTAGGTTCCTCGTAGAGCACCACCGCCTCACCCTCGATAACCCTCTCCCCCTGCTGGTTTTCGCAGAGGGTATCCAGGGTGAGGACCAGGCCGCCCTTCTCCCTCTCCCGCACCGCCTTGACGATGGCGGTGGCGGTGATGGTGTCCCCCAGGTAGGTGGGTTTAAGGAAGTGCAGGGTCTGGGAGAGGTAGATGGCCCCGGTGCCCGGCAGTTTCGTGCCGATTATCGTGGAGATGAGGCCCGCCACCAGGATGCCCTGGGCGATGCGTTTGCCGAAGCGGCTTCCTTTGGCATAGGCTTCGTCCACGTGCAGGGGGTTGGTGTCCCCCACCGCCCCCACGAAGAGGGCCACGTGGGCCTCGGAGATGGTCTGAGTGTAACTGGCCTTATCCCCTACCTTGAACCTCACCGTACACCTCCTTTACAAAGTCCTTCAGAATGTCTTTCAAGAGTGCCGGGCTTTCCAGGTTCACCGAGTGGCCCACCCCCTCGAGGGCGAGAAGCCTCCCCCTGGGGAAGAAGGCTGCGGTTTCCGCCGCCATAACCCGGGTGATGAGGGGGTCCAGGGTGCCGTAGACCACCAGGACTGGCCCGGGATAGATCCTTTCCAGCCGCCAGGCCGCCAGGGCCCGGGCGTTGCCCTGGAAGTGGGCGGGGTGCATCCCCTGCGCCTTCTCCACCAGCTCAGGAAACCAGGGGGGCCTGTGGGTGGGGGCCATGGCCGCCAGGGCCTGGGCCAGGGCCTCCCGGTTGTACCGGTAGCCTTCCAGGATGGGGTAGTAGGCCTCAGGGGTTTGCAACCCCGAGGGCGGGGCGGGGTTGATGAGGACGAGTCCCCGGGTCTTCTCGCCCGCCGCTTCCATCACCACCGCACCCCCCAGGGAGTGGCCCACCAGGATGGCTTCTTCCGCATCCTTTTCCTGGAGGAAGGCCCTTAGGGCCTGGGCGTAGGCGGGGATGGAAGGGGTGAAATCCCGGGGTGCCTGGCTTTCCCCGAAACCAGGGAGGTCGGGGGCCAAAAGCCAGGTCCCCTCGGGAGGGTTCTGCAAAACCTCCCACCACCACTCCTTGCAGGCAAAGTTTCCGTGGACCAGCACCACGGGGACTCCCTTTCCGCTTTCCAGGTGGCTAAGCATGGATTTCCTCCAGAAACTTCCCCACGGCTTGGGCGAAGGCCAAGGGGTCCTCCAGGGGGGCTGCGTGGCCTGTGGGCAGGGCTTGAAGCTCCGCTCCCAGGGCCTCGGCCAGGGCCTGGGCGTAGGGCTTGGGGAAGAGCAGGTCCTTCTTCCCGTAGAGGACCAGGGCGGGCAGGGCCAGGCTGTGAAGGCGGGGCCTGAGGTCCTCGAGGCTGAGAAACCCCAAAAGTAGCCTTTCCTGAGCCTTCTCGTCCGGGGCCTGGGCGATGAGGGAGGCTAGGCCCTCCTCCGTGAGGAGCTCGGGATGGGTGTTGAGGAAGCCCCCCCCATAGATCCAGGGTAGGGCTACCCTTAGGCGCAAGGGGGTGCCTCCGGCCTTCAGGGCGTGCAGCCAGCTGCCCACCTTGGCCCTTAGGGCGGGGTCCAGGTAAGGGGTGGTGCAGCAGAGGACCAGGCTCCGGAAGCGTGTAGGAGCCATGAGGGCGGCCTGCAGGGCCACGATGCCCCCGTTGGAAAGGCCGACCAAGGAGGCCTCCTCCCAGCCCAGCTCCTGCAAGAGGGCAAGAAGATCTTGAGCGTGCGCCTTTGGGGTGTAGGGGCCCTGGGGGGCCTGGCTTTCCCCCTGGCCTCGCATGTCGTAGCGGAGGAGGGTGTAGCCCCCAAGGAGGGGCACCACGGGGTCCCAGCTTTCCAGGCGTTGGAAGAGCCCGTTGAGGAGCACCACCTTTGGCCCCTCTCCCTCCACGCGGTACCTAAGCTTGGCCATGTTCCGCCTCCCACATCCTTTTCAGAACCTCCTTCTGCACCTTCCCGGGCCCGGACTTGGGAAGTTCCGGCAAGAGGACGATGTGTTTCGGCACCTTGTATCCGGCCAGCCGCTGCCGGAGAAAGGCGCGGAGGGCTTCCGCCTCCAGGGGTTCCCTAAGGGCCACGAAGGCCACCCCCACCTCGCCCCACCTGGGGTCCGGCACGCCCACCACCGCTGCCTCCCGCACCGCCGGGTGGTCGTATAAGGCCCGCTCCACCTCCACGGGGTAGACGTTCTCCCCCCCGGAGATGAACATCTCCTTCCTGCGCCCCACGATGTAGAAACGCCCCCCCTCATCCTGAAAGGCCAGGTCCCCGGTCCTGAGCCAGAGCCTCTCCCCGTCGTAGGCGAAGACCTTGGCGTTCTCCTCGGGGCGGCGGAAGTACCCCTTCATGACCGCGCTCCCCGAAAGCCAAAGTTCTCCGGTTTCCCCTGCCTTGGCCTCCTGCCCATCCTCCCGCACCAGCCGGGCCTTCAGGTGGGGCATGGGCCGGCCCACGCTTTCGGGATGCGCCTCCGCTTCCTCCAGCTCCAGGGTGAAGCAGTTCACCCCACATTCGGTGAGGCCGTACCCCTGCTTGAAGCGGACGCCCTTCCTGCGAAAGGCTTCTCGGACCGGGGCCGGACAAGGAGCCCCGCCGGAGATGGCGAAGCGCACGAAGGAAAGATCGGCCTCGAGGAAGCCCGGGGTTTCCAAGAGCATCTGGAACATGGTGGGTACCAGGAAGAGGAGGGTGGGGCGGTGGGTCAGGGCGAGGTCCAGGTACTCCTCGGGCCGGAAACGCTCCTGGATGACCACGCTCCCGCCCAGGTAGAGGAGGGGAGTGGCCAGGGCGTTCAGGGCGGCGTGGAACATGGGGGTGGCCACGATGTACCGATCTTCCCGGGAGAGTCCCCAAGAAAAGGCGGTCTGGACGGCGTTAACCAGGAGCTGGCGGTAGGGAAGGAGGGCCCCTTTGGGCAGGCCGGTGGTGCCTCCGGTGAAGAGGAGGAGGGCGGGGTCTTCCAGCCCTACCCGGGCGGTTTCCTCTATTTCCGCCCCCTCGAGGAGGACCTCGAGGGGCAGGGCCTTAGGATCCAAGGCCTGGGCGATTTCCTGGAGACCCTCCCCATAGAAGAGCGCTCGGGGCTCGGTATAGGCGTAAAGGGCCTGGAGCTCGGGAAGGCTGAGGCGGTGGTTGAAGGGAGTAAGGATGTGCCCGAGGAGGGGACCGGCGAAGAGGAGGTCCAGGTACGCCGGGTGGTTCCAGGCGAGAAGGCCCACCCGGTCCCCCTTACCCACCCCCAGGTCCCGGAGGGTTCCGGCGGCCCTTTGCGCCCTTTGGTAAAGCTCGGCGTAGGTCAGCCATGCCCCACGGAACCAGACCGCCTGGCGCCTTGGATGGTAGGCGGCAAGGCATCCCAGCCAGTTGGGCTCAAGCATAAAGCCCCCCTTCCAGGCGCAAGACCGCGGCCCCGTAGAAATAGCCCACGCCCGCCGCGGCCAGCGCCACCAGGCTTCCCTCCCGCAAAAGCCCCCTTTCCCAGGCCAGCTTTAGGGAGAGGATGGGGTCCAGCTGGCCCAGGTGGCCAAAGCGCTCCAGGTAGATGGATTGCTCCTCCCTTAGCCCCAGGCCCTCCAGCACCGCCCGGTGGGCTGAGCGCTTCATGTGGAGAAGGGCCAGGTAATCCAGATCGGCCTCGATATAGCCTGCTTCTGCCAGGGCTTCTCGTATTACTTCCAGGAAGGTGGAAATAGAGGTGGCGTCCAACCGCTGTTTCATGGCTTCGGGGTCCTCCACGCGGAGGCGGAACGCCGACAGGTTGCCCGGGGTGAACGGGTTACGGGTGCCGCCCACGGGCACCTTGACCGCCAGGGCCAGGGTTGGGTCCATGCGGTGGGCGAGGCCCAAAAGCCTAAGCCCTGGCCCGTCCCGGGTGAGGATCATGGCACCACCCCCTGCGGCCAGGTCGTAGAGGAAGCGGGTGTGGGGATCCAGGTAGTCCACCAGGTCCCCGTTGCGGTAGCCCCCCGCCACCAGGACCACCTGCGCCTCCTTACGGGTGGCGAAAAGCCCCCGGGCCACTTCCAAGGCCCCCATGAGGGAGGCGCACTTCTGGTTGAGGTCTAGCCCCTTGGCCCTCGAGGCCCCCAGGCCCAGGGCCAGGTAAGGGGCTGTGGTCCAGACGGGGTAATCCTTATATTCCTCCACGATGGAAATCACCCAGTCCACCGCTTCCCCGGGTACGCCTGCCACACTCAAGGCGGCCTGGGCAGCCCACAGCGCCATGTCGGCAGGGTGGTCCTTGGGTCCCGGTACGGGTTTTTCCAGGATGCCCAGCTTTTCCCGCACCACTTCCACGGGCAGTTGGGCCCAAAGGGCGATCTCCTCAGCGCCCACACGGCCCTCCGGCAGATAGACCCCAAGGCTGTGCACGACCATCTACCCCCAGGTTAGGGGTAGGGTGTTACCCATGCGTTACAAATCAACAAGGGGGGCGAAGCTACACTGATGGGAGTTAGGGGAGGTACGTGGTTACGCTGCATCTCCTGGGAGGGGCTTCGCTGGGGTTAGGGGACCGGCAGGTACCTTTGGAGCGCAAGGCAGCCGGGGTCCTGGCGTACCTGGCCCTCGAGGGACCCACACCCCGTTCCAAGCTGGCCGGTCTTCTTTGGCCGGAGACCCATGAGCGGGCCGCCCGCAACAACCTGGTCCAGTCCTTGCGGAGGCTCCGTGAGGCAGCGGGTGGATATGAAGCTGCAAAAGGGGAGGCGGTGCTCCAGCTTGCCGAGGACTTGGAGACCGATGTGGGTCGGCTTGTCTCCCTCACCCTTCAGGGCAAATACGCCCAGGTGGCGGATTTGGAGGGCGAGCTTTTAGCAGGCTACGACTACGACGACTGCCCCGACTTTGCGGACTGGCTGGAGGCCGAGCGGGAGCACCTTTCGGGGTTGTGGGGAGAGGCTCTGGAAAACGAGGCCAGGCGGTTGGAGGAGGGAGGTGAGCTGAGGAAGGCTTTAGCCCTGGCCCTGCGCCTATGGGAGGCCGACCCCTTTTCCGAGGAGCACCTGCGCCGGGTGATGCGCCTATACTACCTGCGAGGGGACCGGGGGGCAGCCCTCTCCGTTTACCATCAAGGCCGGGAGCGGCTCAGACGGGAGTTTGGGGTGGACCCCCTACCCGAGACCCAGGCCTTGGTGCAAGTGATAGAGCGGGGGATTGCTCTTCCCTTGGCCAGGCCACAGCCAAGGCGAGAGATCCCCCTTTCCCTTGGGGAACCCCCAGTGCTGGTGGGCCGGGAAGAGGCCTGGGGCCGGATGGAGGAGGCCTGGGAGGCAGGGAAGCTTATCTTCCTAACGGGTGAGCCGGGTATAGGCAAAACCCGGCTTTTAAAGGATTTTGCTAGGACAAAGGGTTCTTTTGTCTGGATGCCGGGTTTGCCTGGGGACCAGGGGACACCCTATGCCTTTTGCGCTCGGGGGTGGCGGGAGGTCATTGCGCGGTGCCCCGATCTTCCTTTGCCTTCATGGGTACGGCGGGAGCTGGGCCGTATCCTCCCCGAGGTCTTTGCCCTGGATCTGCCGCCCTGGAAGGACTCCACCGACCGCCTCCGCCTCTTCACCGCCCTGGTAGAGGCGGCGCGGGAGCTGGGAAGACACGTGGGTGTGTTGGCGATGGACGACCTGCAGTACCTGGATGCCGCAAGTGCCGAGGCTTGCGCTTATATGTTTTCCCAGCTTGCTTCTGCTTCCCCTAGTGTTCCCCGCCTTCTCGGCGCTTACCGCCAGGGGGAGCTTCCTCCTGAGGTTCAGGCCATCATGGACGGGTTGGTGGAGGCAGGGTTGGCAGTATGCATCGACCTCAAGCCCCTTCAGCCCGACGAGGTGGAGACATTTTTAACCTCACTAGACCTTCCCGGCCTGTCCCCCAGGGACCTCGCCCCAACCCTCTTTCACTACGCTGGGGGCAACCCTTTCTACATCCTGGAGACCCTGCGGACCCTTTGGGAGGTGGGGGAGTGGCCGGTGGCCCCAAGTCGTTTCCCGACTTCCCACCGGGCCAAGGCTCTGGCGATTCGCTGCGTGGGAATGCTGTCGCCGACGGCCCTGCGCCTGGCCCAGGTGGCGGCTGTCCTGGGGGATGACCTAAGCCTGGAGGTGGCTGCTGGGGTGCTTGAGAGCGCACCCCTAGAGTTGGCCGGGCCGTGGGCGGAGCTCGAGGCCGCGCGGGTTCTCCGCCAAGGCCGTTTTGCCCATGACTTGCTCCTGGAGGCGGTCAAGGAACGGATCCCGCTTTCACTTCAGGCCCACCTGCACCGCCGGATCGCCCAGGTCCTTGCCGAAACCGGGGCTCACCCTGCCCGCGTCGCCCAGCATTGGCTGGAGGCTGGCAGACCAGAGGTAGCTGCTCGCTGCTGGCTGGTTGCTGCGCGGGACTTCCAGGCGCAGGCCCTTTATGTCGAGGCCAAGGCCATGCTGGAAAAGGTGTTCCGCCATGGCCAAGCCGAGCGAAGCGAGATGGAGGAGACCGCCTGGGTCGAGGCCCAGCTTCTTTTGGCCGACATCTACCGCGAGGAGCGGCGGTACCGTGAAGCCGACGCCTTGCTGGTGGACTTGCTCAGCGGTCCGCTGCCCCTTAAGGTGCGGGTAGAAGCCCTACGGGCCCGCGCCTATCTCGCTATCGGTGATCATCCCCGAGCGGCGGAGTATGCCGGCGAAGCCTACCTGCTAGCCCAAAAGCTTGGGGACGAGGAGCTTGTGCACCTGACCCGAACCGCCTACGCTGCGGCCTTGT is part of the Thermus caldilimi genome and harbors:
- a CDS encoding branched-chain amino acid ABC transporter permease → MELLLQTLLNGLLMSGIYALVATGLALSLGVVGIVNFAHGEFLMIGAFLSYLLFAFWGVDPLLSLGLAFLAAFLVGGLAYQGLIRPVLKAPELNQMLLTFGLAILLQNLALLLFGADTRVVAPPYQATTLSLGPFFLGAVPLGAFLLSLALLLLLQVFLTRSRLGLAMRAVAQNRLAPGLLGIEAERVYLLAFGLAAALAGVAGVMLSVMLYASPTVGFAFTLKSFAIVALAGLGNLKGVVPASFVLALAEALVSTYLPGGGGLVEAVFFLVLFLALVGRAWRNA
- a CDS encoding ABC transporter substrate-binding protein gives rise to the protein MGKVLGFLALVTGLAFAQTSLKVGVILPLSGASAVSGKAALNGIQLAADEVNTAGKVRLELVVVDDGTDAAKAVPAFTKLMTVDKVDIVIGGLASGVTFALSGPVKQYGPLFLAIGAASSVVEQAFEGYPLLFHYHPWDYHNVAAALQFFQYLNREHGAKKVAILYEDGPFGSAGIGVYKQQLEKLGYQVQAEPFKAGSGQFTAILTRFRAFAPDILYWIGYDVDALPIATQARQVGLRPKLIYGAPPSWPIGFEKNPLSNDIAGMTAWLPTVANPESRRFVEAYRKKYGEVTEEYMAPMGYTIVKSLALAVEKAGSTDKNRIAEALASLKMNTPFGPLSFKPSDTGHTKYQGFGPEIWFQFQYLQGSRRPVFPKEVATRPLRYPGEYYLR
- a CDS encoding MaoC family dehydratase, translating into MRFKVGDKASYTQTISEAHVALFVGAVGDTNPLHVDEAYAKGSRFGKRIAQGILVAGLISTIIGTKLPGTGAIYLSQTLHFLKPTYLGDTITATAIVKAVREREKGGLVLTLDTLCENQQGERVIEGEAVVLYEEPTGARP
- a CDS encoding alpha/beta fold hydrolase — protein: MLSHLESGKGVPVVLVHGNFACKEWWWEVLQNPPEGTWLLAPDLPGFGESQAPRDFTPSIPAYAQALRAFLQEKDAEEAILVGHSLGGAVVMEAAGEKTRGLVLINPAPPSGLQTPEAYYPILEGYRYNREALAQALAAMAPTHRPPWFPELVEKAQGMHPAHFQGNARALAAWRLERIYPGPVLVVYGTLDPLITRVMAAETAAFFPRGRLLALEGVGHSVNLESPALLKDILKDFVKEVYGEVQGRG
- a CDS encoding alpha/beta fold hydrolase, which produces MAKLRYRVEGEGPKVVLLNGLFQRLESWDPVVPLLGGYTLLRYDMRGQGESQAPQGPYTPKAHAQDLLALLQELGWEEASLVGLSNGGIVALQAALMAPTRFRSLVLCCTTPYLDPALRAKVGSWLHALKAGGTPLRLRVALPWIYGGGFLNTHPELLTEEGLASLIAQAPDEKAQERLLLGFLSLEDLRPRLHSLALPALVLYGKKDLLFPKPYAQALAEALGAELQALPTGHAAPLEDPLAFAQAVGKFLEEIHA
- a CDS encoding class I adenylate-forming enzyme family protein gives rise to the protein MLEPNWLGCLAAYHPRRQAVWFRGAWLTYAELYQRAQRAAGTLRDLGVGKGDRVGLLAWNHPAYLDLLFAGPLLGHILTPFNHRLSLPELQALYAYTEPRALFYGEGLQEIAQALDPKALPLEVLLEGAEIEETARVGLEDPALLLFTGGTTGLPKGALLPYRQLLVNAVQTAFSWGLSREDRYIVATPMFHAALNALATPLLYLGGSVVIQERFRPEEYLDLALTHRPTLLFLVPTMFQMLLETPGFLEADLSFVRFAISGGAPCPAPVREAFRRKGVRFKQGYGLTECGVNCFTLELEEAEAHPESVGRPMPHLKARLVREDGQEAKAGETGELWLSGSAVMKGYFRRPEENAKVFAYDGERLWLRTGDLAFQDEGGRFYIVGRRKEMFISGGENVYPVEVERALYDHPAVREAAVVGVPDPRWGEVGVAFVALREPLEAEALRAFLRQRLAGYKVPKHIVLLPELPKSGPGKVQKEVLKRMWEAEHGQA
- a CDS encoding 3-oxoacyl-ACP synthase; this translates as MVVHSLGVYLPEGRVGAEEIALWAQLPVEVVREKLGILEKPVPGPKDHPADMALWAAQAALSVAGVPGEAVDWVISIVEEYKDYPVWTTAPYLALGLGASRAKGLDLNQKCASLMGALEVARGLFATRKEAQVVLVAGGYRNGDLVDYLDPHTRFLYDLAAGGGAMILTRDGPGLRLLGLAHRMDPTLALAVKVPVGGTRNPFTPGNLSAFRLRVEDPEAMKQRLDATSISTFLEVIREALAEAGYIEADLDYLALLHMKRSAHRAVLEGLGLREEQSIYLERFGHLGQLDPILSLKLAWERGLLREGSLVALAAAGVGYFYGAAVLRLEGGLYA
- a CDS encoding ATP-binding protein — encoded protein: MVTLHLLGGASLGLGDRQVPLERKAAGVLAYLALEGPTPRSKLAGLLWPETHERAARNNLVQSLRRLREAAGGYEAAKGEAVLQLAEDLETDVGRLVSLTLQGKYAQVADLEGELLAGYDYDDCPDFADWLEAEREHLSGLWGEALENEARRLEEGGELRKALALALRLWEADPFSEEHLRRVMRLYYLRGDRGAALSVYHQGRERLRREFGVDPLPETQALVQVIERGIALPLARPQPRREIPLSLGEPPVLVGREEAWGRMEEAWEAGKLIFLTGEPGIGKTRLLKDFARTKGSFVWMPGLPGDQGTPYAFCARGWREVIARCPDLPLPSWVRRELGRILPEVFALDLPPWKDSTDRLRLFTALVEAARELGRHVGVLAMDDLQYLDAASAEACAYMFSQLASASPSVPRLLGAYRQGELPPEVQAIMDGLVEAGLAVCIDLKPLQPDEVETFLTSLDLPGLSPRDLAPTLFHYAGGNPFYILETLRTLWEVGEWPVAPSRFPTSHRAKALAIRCVGMLSPTALRLAQVAAVLGDDLSLEVAAGVLESAPLELAGPWAELEAARVLRQGRFAHDLLLEAVKERIPLSLQAHLHRRIAQVLAETGAHPARVAQHWLEAGRPEVAARCWLVAARDFQAQALYVEAKAMLEKVFRHGQAERSEMEETAWVEAQLLLADIYREERRYREADALLVDLLSGPLPLKVRVEALRARAYLAIGDHPRAAEYAGEAYLLAQKLGDEELVHLTRTAYAAALWGLGRADEAIHLLEPELAHGHPDPRHRIRILAYLGALYAHKGRFPEAYPLLEEGYYLAQKQDPYWQVLVAAFLVGADVERGEPLAHRELARAAWALGPFDVSEYLALVLARAYLEANEPEPALKLLAERPGEHLGRAYACLSLAYTSQALMALGRVEPARQALTEALALAEGLEGAPRALAQVAVAGARLGEARVQMLLGRIPLGALGPADRRALEEVGLALGLESP